The genomic stretch aatgagacagaacagaaggatccacagcgctagcgaaaagtggctagcgtgatccaatgagacagaacagaaggatccacagcgctagcgaaaagtggctagcgcgatccaatgagacagaacagaaggatccacagcgctagcgaaaagtggctagcgcgatcccaggagacagaacagatgaggtaggcagaaacaaccgctgttccaacctacactccagacacaatcagaaggatccacagccgctaacgctagggcttgtgcgatccaaacacaagacagacggaacaggcaaaacagataatgcaatcctaactgcactagggaaatctgcctagcacagtttccaggaattactctaagctgatcttcaaacagagagtaaggctgacaccccaccaggagtgttacataggacgaaatccttatgaacagcgaagcattgtgggaaagacatagtacttatagtacacgcctccaatgaatgtggccaggcaatttgcatgacaacatatgcaaattcctctgcaagcacaagctgcaaaactgacagaagctcttctttccagagtcctgcagcatgcaaacctacacaatggtcaaaaagctgcctgcctgcacaggcagctgagtaaATCATCACAATCTCATTATAATTCTACCAAAGAATCACTTTTCCAGTTTccatatattattttcactgcataACATACTAtttccatcttcttctttttttacatacatatacacacacactttcataATTCCATCCTTTTTGTCAAGTTTGGTATGTAGTGAATAGTTACAATGTATTCATGTTGACTTACAGCAGAATTGATATTCAcaacaagcagggccggatttaccataaggcaatgtaggcacgcgcctacaggcgcctgatgatggaggggcggctcactccccttccctagCGCAgagtccctccttccctatggagAATTcttagcagagcgtaaatgagagtttaGCCTCCTTCAGtcatggcaccactagctggctgcctaatgctaacggacacctgtagctacctatgactggtaagggagaagtcacagctgggacagcctgcacagttgcggtgcagttcagcgggggtttgtaggtgttTGAAGGGCGAAatgaagggtgccaggacatctgtgcctacaggctcctgtcatgtaaatccaggcctgacgaCAAGTGTACAGATAAACAGTGCTTCGTTCATTTATTTTTCTAGCAGATTTCCTAAGCTATTAATCTTTCTGATAAGTTACGCAGTCCCACCTctatttttttcccacagttCCTTCCTTCCTTTATAAGAATAACATCCATTGTCCTTTTCAGCAAAAAAGGAAACTGACTAAAAAAGACTAAAGAGACAAACACAACGCAACCTCACACTGCTCCTGTCATTATACTTAGTTTGTTCTACAGAGACACAGCTAACCATTGCTTGTGATGGCTGAGGGACAAAAATCGCAGAATGCAGGCTCCTTCATCAAGAGCAACTTTAAAATAATTGAAAACTCCATTCTGTTTGCAATACTTTTTATGTTAGAAAAACTCATGGACTTAGAATTCAAGTGTCCCAAGGACAATATATTGGGATTGGTCTACGGCATGGTGTTTTTCTTTGTTCCAACTGGGATTGTAGCCATTGTGGCTCATTATTTTGATCCCATTCCAGATGATAATGGAAATGAGGACACTCAGAACCCCCAGAGAAGTGGAAAAGTGcctgcaggaaaaaagggcactcaGAACAAGACCACAAAAGGTAGCTGCTGCAAGTCAATCATATGTTGCTTATTTAATTATAAAGCTCCTATTTTCTGGCTGCTGATTATCATCACTGATGGGCGGTATTTGGAGTGTCTCGTGAAGTCTGCGGCTAATTTAGCAGAAACCAACCGGACACGGATGGCTCTTCCAGTGGGCTGGACGGCTATAAAAGACAACTATCTGCCCATATCCCAGGTAAGACTGCACACCTCCCACAAAACCCCAGTTGATATCCCTCCAATATACCATGGGGGTAATATTTATTAAAGGAGATTGTGCGCATTGACACTgcgcaatcacactgtctgctacAGCTTTTGTGCGACTGCACTTAGGTATGggagcatggccggatttctggcaaggccacataggccatggcctagggcaccagataaacaaggggcggcctgcagacagtgggcattatttgcagggcattatttgcaagtgtccaaacaaatgaaaggggtcaggataactgcactattagtaccagctggcacctgcctgtgctgtgctacaggcagctgcagtccgttaaccaaacgtttgtgaacagtgtgtgactagcaaaaagccaggccttgtccaatgacatagcagcagctgcaggcagttacagaaggccgggtctcatgcACTTggcgtgggggatgaaaggaccaggggcagcaccagcaaatagtacagaatacagaaggcagcctctcacagtactcatttcttaattattgattggccagcgccctgaaaacagcagtgggtacaggactcacttttacgtgttgctgaccccacccaatgtccaattgtgagccacttttgacaatgtgtgtgtgggggatggctcccaccacgcccgtcacctgtagatcgcttgattgatcagttccccgtgtgacgtgattgattcacttcatattgccatggagacctcggcactagccgcaatagaggacaccagcggcccaaaaatgtttgggtgggtgtgtgtgtggagagaggtggtaggatacggtttcggttggggcggctggtaatagtcggccttgggcggtaagaagtacaaatccggccctgtatgggAGTACATGAAGTCATTCCTTCTCCGTCTGCTGCCTGAGTCTTATACACACAGATCTAATAGCTGGAGGGAGAGCGTGGAACAGGGGGACCCAGATGTGGGAGGGGGGTCTGTCCCCCCTCACCgccactgtgcccgctgcccccccttcctggctgctaccccctccaggttacctatactgggggcaattatactagctatacgaggggggggggggcaattatactacctata from Hyperolius riggenbachi isolate aHypRig1 chromosome 2, aHypRig1.pri, whole genome shotgun sequence encodes the following:
- the LOC137545095 gene encoding uncharacterized protein, which gives rise to MAEGQKSQNAGSFIKSNFKIIENSILFAILFMLEKLMDLEFKCPKDNILGLVYGMVFFFVPTGIVAIVAHYFDPIPDDNGNEDTQNPQRSGKVPAGKKGTQNKTTKGSCCKSIICCLFNYKAPIFWLLIIITDGRYLECLVKSAANLAETNRTRMALPVGWTAIKDNYLPISQITGLLLILVVVLLIFCLPKSKCKCAKRCNDYIKEEERKYLRTAAKEEEKEFINALVIKIPDAEFQTKCKNLEEDYELTIVPKMKGTRREEVIKMIEIRNASQQERQSSKSTTGTP